The Nitrospirota bacterium genome includes the window AGTATCCACACTGCTCTGCCCCTCCTCAACAACACCGTCAAGCGGAACTTTCTCTCCGGGCTTGACCATTATAAGGTCGCCTACCTGGACATCCTGGGGCCTGACCCTTTCGGTAATTCCATTCTTCTTCAGATTTGCATAATCAGGCCTTATCTTAAGGAGATTCCTGATCGATCTCCGCGAATGGTTTAATGCCCGGTCCTCAAAATACTCTCCCACCTTGAAAAAGAGCATCACCCCAACAGCCTCGGGAAACTCCTTTATTGCAAAGGCGCCAAGGGTAGCTATGGTCATCAGCAGATTCTCTCCAAAGAAATCCCTGCTGATTATGCCTTTTACAGCACCTGAAACAACATCATGACCTGCAATGATATAACCGATAAGATACGGCATGAGAACAGCCCAGAAACGCAGGTCATTCAGGGGCAATTCCTCAGCGTCCGGATATACATAATTCTGAATGACAAGGCCGGTTATAAAGAATATACCGGCAAGGAATATCTTCAGCAGAATGGAAGGACCGGCATTTTCCTCCTCCTCTTCGCCCTCTTCATCCTCTATCTTCTTTATCTTTATATGCGGCTCTATCTTTTTAACCACAGCAAGGGCCTCTTCTTCAAGCTCTCTGCTGTCAGCATCAAGAATAAGGGTGGACGAGGCAAAACGCAACTCCGCCTTCACTCCGTCCATCTCGTTCAGCTTCTGCTCTATCTTTGCAGCACAGGAGGCACAACTGAGACCGCCAAGGTAATACCTCACACCCCCGGCAATGGCAGGGCTTTCAGGACGCTCCCCCTGCACAGTACTGCAGACCTCTTCAGCACAATGGTCGTCTGTCCTGCTGTTTTTTATGTGTAGCGGAAACTCAGGCATAAAATATCCTTAAATCAGGCTCCATTAAGCCCTGGCACTCCTTGTCCTGTACAGAAATATCATTATTCCCACCAGCACCATGGCAAGACTCAATATCTGTCCCATGGTGAGGAAGGCAACTACAAAACCAAGCTGCGCATCCGGTTCCCTGAAGAACTCGATCGAAAACCTTATCACCCCGTACAGGATGAGGAACAATGCAGTTAAACCGCCTGTAATCTTTATCCTGTTTTTCATATACCATAATACGATAAAAAGCACTACCCCTTCAAAAAAGGCCTCATACAGTTGAGACGGATGACGCGGCAGTCCGCCTCCGCAAGGAAAGACCATTGCCCAGGGAACGTTACTCACCCTTCCATAAAGCTCGCAGTTAATAAAATTCCCGATCCTGCCAAGCCCCAGCCCTATCGGGGCTGTTGCGATTACAAGGTCTGCAACCAGCCAGGAATCCAGTCCCCTCTTCCGGCAAAAACATATACCGGCAAAGACCGAGCCTATCAGCCCGCCATGAAATGACATCCCACCGTGCCAGACTGCAAATATCTCAAGGGGGTTTTGCAGGTATTCCGCAAAATTATAAAACAGGACATAGCCGAATCTTGCGCCCAGTATAAGGCCAAGGATAATATAGAAGTATAGATCATCTATAATCCTTCGTTCTATCCCTAACCCCTTCTTCTTTATCTGATAGTTCACGAGGAGATAGGAGCTTGCAAAGCCAAGTAGGTACATAACGCCATACCACCTGAGCTGCAGCGGGCCGACTTTTATTATATAAGGTTTTATATCAGGGTAGGGTATCACGTTACTTGATTAACCTGGTTTTTTTCTCAAAGATACACTCGGTCAACTCTCTGTTAAGACCGATGCCAACATCGAGCATCGAGCAGTACATCCTCTGGGCAATCGCCTCACTATCCACATTTACCAGACTCGTTATCGACTGATTGACAACAAATGCCTCTTCTGTGTAAAGCTCAAGAATCTCGTTATTCAACTCCAAAAACTCCTCTTTTTTAAATGCCTTTCTGACCATATCATCATAGTCCTCCGCCTCGACGGACCCAAGTAGCCTTACAAAGAGATGAATCAGCCTCTCAGTCCTCTCCTTCCTCAGCGGCAGTATCTTTTCATATTTAAAATCTATCCTTATAGGGAGAAACCTTATGTCCCCCTTGAGCCTGCAGTCAAGGTCAATACTGCCCTCTATAACCTCTTCAACGTCCATGGCACAAATACCGCTTCCCGCTTCATTGATTACAGCGGCCATATCAAGGCAGAGCCTGTAATACTGAAGCTCCCTCTTTATCCTGGCAAAAAGAAATTTTTTGAAGACCGGAAACTGCACTGAAGATACAGCCTTGCCGCAATACTTGATACATCGCTCCGAGAGTGCATAAAGAAACCATTTAGCAAACCTCATTATCTCTGTCTCTTTATCCACCCATACCCCGTTATCCTGAGAGATGACTTAAAACACACTTCAAGAGTGAACTCTCTATAATAATAACACAACAAGGCACTTCATGCCCCCTAAGGGGGAAAGACCTGGAGTAATGGAGTAATGGAGTGATCAATCCTCCAGGTTCTCCTGTTAATCCACGCCAAAGGCAGCACACCTGTAAAAATCCCTTCCAAGGGGATCACCGGACAGCTCCGCCCTGAACCTGCACCCTCCCCTGCATGCATCCAGCACATCACAATCACATTTAATATCAGCAAGCCTCAGGGGTTGCAGTCTCTTCCAGCACTTCTCAAGCCCCTCAGATATATGCCCCAGGGGCCTGTCCGAAT containing:
- the lgt gene encoding prolipoprotein diacylglyceryl transferase; this translates as MIPYPDIKPYIIKVGPLQLRWYGVMYLLGFASSYLLVNYQIKKKGLGIERRIIDDLYFYIILGLILGARFGYVLFYNFAEYLQNPLEIFAVWHGGMSFHGGLIGSVFAGICFCRKRGLDSWLVADLVIATAPIGLGLGRIGNFINCELYGRVSNVPWAMVFPCGGGLPRHPSQLYEAFFEGVVLFIVLWYMKNRIKITGGLTALFLILYGVIRFSIEFFREPDAQLGFVVAFLTMGQILSLAMVLVGIMIFLYRTRSARA